cccacTCAACTTGCATGTTAATCTTagaggaatcctgaactaggactcccaagtcccttcgcaCCTCCAAttgctgaattttctccccatttagaaaatagtccacacctttattcttcctaccaaagtgcataaaccCACACTTccttacactgtattccatctgccacttctttgctcagtctcccaacctgtccagatccttctgcagactccctgcctccacaacaccaccagtccctccacctttcttggtatcgtctgcaaacttggccacaatgccatcagctcTTTCATCCAGAACATTGATGTATAAAGTGGAAGactgcagtcccaacactgacccctgcagaactccactagtcactggcagccatcctgaaaaggacccctttatccccactctctgccttctgccagtcagccaatcttctatccatgctagtagcTTGTCTCTGACACCaagggctcttatcttgtttacagccttgtgtgtggcaccttgtcaaaggctttctgaaaatccaagtaaataacacccactgactctcttttgtctaacctgcttgttacctcctcaaagaattctaacaggtATACCAGGCAAGAgctccccttaacaaaaccatgctgactttgccctaCTTTATCAAGTACTTCCATGtactccaaaatttcatccttaataatggactctaaaatcttaccaacccctgaggtcaggctaaccagcctataatttcctatcttttgtcccactcccttcttaaacaggtgTGTCACATTTACGATcttccagttctctgggaccctccctgactccagtgattcttgaaagatcacaactaatgcctctacaatctcttcagctacctctttcagaactctagggtgcagtccatctggtccaggtgatttatccatcttcaggcctttcagcttcctcaGCATCTTCTCCACAGTAATGCCCACTACACTTACCTCTGtcccgactctcttgaatttctgacatgttactggtgtcttccactatGAAGCCTGACGTACTTATTTAGCTCCtccgccatttctctgctctccattacaatttctccagtatcattttccagcagtccaaggtctactcttgcctctctcttattCTTTATACGTCCTCtctctcagtgtcagcaaaactaaagagttgattgttgacttgatgatggggaaggagggcgaacatgtggcAGTCTACATtaggggatcggtggtggagataGTCAgcggctttaaattcctgggcgttaacctATCCGatcacctgtcctgggcccagtacatacactagatgcaatcataaggaaaacaTGCcactgtctttactttcttaggaggttaaggctTGTTATTAAACACTCTAActgtacagatgtactgttgaaagtatcctgactggctgcatcatggcatacagcaattcaaatacacaggaatgtaagaagctgcagacagtagtggactctgcccaatacaccacaggcacatccctccccaccatcagtaatacctacaggaggtgctgcttcaagaaggcaacatctatccgggccatgccatctttccacagctaccatcaggcaggaggtacagaagcctgaaatcccacaccaccaggtccaggaacagttacttcccttcaaccattcagttcttgaaccaaccgacaaaaccctaatcactagactttggcaacactatgaccacttttcactaaaatggactttattttttagTTCTaaatgtgttttcttgtaaaaactgtgtctaatttatgtttatgtttttcttgtgaatgctgcttatatgatgctatttgcctgtgatgctgctgcaaggaagtttgttattacacttgtgcatacatatactaatgcacatgataataaactcaactttgataaactcgactttgttggcttttaaaggcttcccaattcTCTGGCTTCCAACTAATCTGCaccatattgtatgccttctcttttgcttttattctgtTCCTGACGTCCCTTGTCAGCCACGATTGACTCGTCCTCCCTTCTGTATGCTGCTTCTTCCTcgggatgaaattctgctgtgtctcctgaattactcccagaaactcctgccattgatgttccaccatctccctgctagggtcccctttcAATAGCTCTTGTCATcctgaaatcaatttccctatccgtctgctgtaaataacacagtgccacgaggtcgattcgaacaaatacctttattagcagtgcaccgctaggagaattctcttcagcactcactaagagtcacttcccgagttctccccaaacaaagggcagacagacatttatacaggaattgtcacacacatcccatgcaaacggtgctgcgagtttcggtcaagctatagagatctcgagacagctatcacaccttttgtcttagtataattgagttatagtcaaggctttcaaaggcaggtatcacctttcattgttcaaACCAAGTCtttacctcgatgttaattacactcagtatcgccaccgtctgacatatcggaatggttcgttacccgaaacaaaggcagttaacatacttaacattccaacctaaccaGTGGGTCAGCagtttgctagtccttgctaaagaaatataaatgcaaaaaaatatatatatattttgtttgccagctataggtatggttgcaattcttaacccttcacttcctcactctggccagctcctccctcatgacTCTGTAGTTATCTTCATTCAACTGTAATCTGTTAtgtcagatttcagcttctctctctcaaactgcagggtgaattctatcatattatggtcactcccTCCTTAGGGTTCTTTCACCTTAAGCTCACTGATCAAGTTTGCCTCATTacacaccaaatccagaattgcctgttccctAGTGGGttctaccacaagctgctctaaaaagccatctcatagacattccacaaattccttttctgGCGGTCCACTACCAACccgattttcccagtctacccgCATATCAAAGTCTCCCATGATCaatgtaacattgcctttctcacgtgccttttctatctcttggtgtattttgtaccccacatcctgactacTATTTAGAGGCCTGtacataactcccatcagggtctttttacctttgcgGTTCCTCAACCCTACCCACAAAGATTCTCCACCTTCTAATCTTATATTGCTTCTTGGTGTCgatttaatttcactttttaccAACAGGCAACCCCTCCCCTTCTGCCCACTGCCTGGCTAGATAGGATGTGTACTCTTGTACGTTTAACTCCCAGccctgatcttctttcagccacatcTCCATGATGCCCACGACCTCATACCAATTTCAATCTGCACTGTAAACTAATTTatgtatactgcatgcattcaactacaacaccctcagtcctgtattcaccacctccCTTCTCAAAATCATTCTTGTGTTGCCTGAAGTTGCATTCCTAACCCTTTCTAAACTCTGtcctttttttattctggagacccTCCTGCGCTTTCCTTCCCTttaaccttttcctcaattttcCTTGCCGTTAAAATTGTGTCAACCAATGATATAGGAGTTGAGGCCAGGATGATTGGGAGAGGGAGCAGGGAAATCATATTGATAATGGGAAGGGATTAGGATATCAGCAGTGAAaatggaggggaatggatagtAACAATAGAAAGTTAAGAAAGACACATCTCTGGCAGTGGCCCAGGCAGGCTGAACCAATGGCAAAGTAGACCTTGGTCCTCTAGTTAAGTCCTTTTTAATCCTCTTGCTCGCTTCACATGTacagtaaatttttttttacagatgacaTCAAATATTGTACATCGTTTGGCATCATTTGCAACCCAGCAGTTTCTTCCATGCACAACTTCAGACTGTAGTTTTCTGCTTCAACGTGAAAAGGGCTTCCCAAACCAAAGGTTTGGGCACGTGTACTGCAGAGTTTATATCATCATCACTTGGAGAGCGATTCCCAGTTCTGTTTCAGGGATAACATTACCTCCCTTGCTGCATTACTTAAGACTTTCATTAGATGGCTGCAAAGTAGTGTTCAGTACATGGTAGGAGTACTTGAATGACTTCACAAATTCAGGTTTATTTTAACACATAAATGAATGTGTAAAATAATCTCTGCTGATAATTAGAAACATTTTCAGTATTCGACAACATCAGCTAACAAATGAGTTATCAatacaaaaaaatgttaattttttaatttatacACCACCCAGCATTTCAGGTgtacaatataaaaaaaatcaaagaaccaaatttattttaaaaataatgtaaccAAAGAAGTTATTTAAGATTTATTCGATAAGATACAATATTGCAGAGGACCAAATTTATCCGTCTCCATTTAGCTTCTTTAATTTTGCTTCAAATCGTCTTCTACTGGAATCCAAAATTGTAATGCCATGTTTTCTAAAGTCATATCCGACCCTTTCCAATTCCTTTATGCGATTTTTCAAATTCTCTGCACTGAATTCCAATACTCTGGGCTTCTTTAATAATTGCttaatattaatttccttttccAGGAGACAATCTATTTTGTTGGAAACTTTTTCAGAAGAAGCATAAAATGCTGGTGGATAGTcaatgaaaaatttcttcacttctTCAGGTGTGCACCCTAATGACCGTAACTGCTCACTCATATTTatgaaatttcttttcatgtAGTCACTGGAAAGGTCCAAAACCTCACCACCATGCCCTTGAAGTAGTTTTATGAGTTCACTGTTGCTTAGTTTAAGTGCTTCTGTGAAAAATTCTACATTTGTTTTTATCCGTTTAGTGCTTCTTATAAGTACATAGGCATTTTTAGTAATGATCCGTTTAACAAATTCATATGGATTTTCAACACCCAAACTAACAGCGAGATCTTGCAGAAATGTTACCATCTGCTTGTTTAGTTCCAAGCTGTTTGAAAATGTTCGTGGAGCAGTAGTCAACATACGATGCAAATCATCTGCGGTCAAACCAAGAGAACAAAGAAAACTAATATTTTTTCCAAGATTTTCATTATCACTTGAACGAAAATATGATTCTGGAGAACGCTGAATGATATTTATGATCTCAGAGTCAGTCTTAAAAATACTTTGCCACAATTGCCATCTTTCTTCAAGGTGGCTATAGGAACGTGTAATAGCTCGAGGGTATCTTGAAATAATACTGGCAATGGTTTTATTATTGGCACCTTTACTTCTCAAGAATTCTGCAACACATTTTTCATGTGTAATCAATTTTCTCAACACTCCTGGCTGTCTCCTCCTGGCCATCTTAATATCTACACCCATAACGGTCAAATTGTTTATTAAAACTCCATTTTCTGGTTTTTGGATTATCTCAGTTGAACACTCATGACTGGAAgtgctgaatctcaaataatttaTCTTCAAAAGTGCAGCAGGGAAAAAATTAGgcaaaaaagaaaataatcttcCCCCTGGGTACATGTGCATCACTTGTGTTGTCACTCTGCTTGCCATATTTCTCTAATACCACAGCTGACATACTACCTGGTTACAGTGTTTCAAACCTGTATATAGAGGAAAGAAAAGGCAATTATACCAGTGTTAATGAAATGACAGAAAACacataactttttaaaatgttcttaaatATTCACAGGCAACTGTAACAGTCAGCCATCTATTTTTCTGTCGTCAACAAATGCCATCACTTAGAACCTATCTAAATTCCACAACCATTAGTGAACTGCTAAGTGTGAACTCCTTTTCCAAACATGCTTTAGGTGCACTGCATATTACTATCCAGTATTGGCAGGGTATCTATATAAaaaggggaaaatgtacaaagctGGAGATAACTAACACAAAGGACAATTCTTAAATAAATGTGAAACAAggaggaaaaatattggaaacatatGTAAGGAAGTGTCGCTGAAAAAGGTtcacgagggatattgagggtctagTGAGTAATAATGAGGCATATGTCAGATATAGACAGCTGGAATCAAGCATATCCCTTGATGAGTACAAGGGATGTCGGAcagcacttaagagggaaattaggaaggcaaaatgaGGACaggagatagctttggcagaaaaGGTAAATTAGAATTGCAGGGGATTCCACAAGTATATTGGAAGCAAAAgcagtaactagggagaggggtcattaaggatcaatgtggtcgtcTACGTGCGAAGCCACAGAAATGGGAGAGGACTTaactgaatatttctcatctttaCTTACCATTAAGAAGGGCATGGTAACCAGCGGATTTAGGGatggaggtgaataaaatcatgagggggcaaagataggatgaatgcatacagtctttttcccagtgaaagggaatcaaaaacaagcgggcataggtttaaggtgagaggggaaagatttaaaaaggggcctaaggagccgccagaggaagtggttgggaccGGttctataacaacatttaaaagatacttggacacgTACATCGATAGGGAAGGTTTAAGGAAATATGTATCAAACGTGGGCAAACTGGACTAGCTTAGAGAtctgcatcttggtcggcatgggcgacTTGGgatgaagagcctgcttctgcgCTGTTTATTTTATAACATTTATAACTCATGACTTAACCAAGGCTTCAAATCAGCACTTGCACCATCAGGCAACCAGGTGGAAATATGCCCAAAATTTCAACCCTCTAGTGACAATAATTTTTTTCCCTGGATATTTTCTTGTCAGGGCTGAAGAGAGAATCAGGCTGCAAAGGTAGTTTTTGACAGAGTTAGGGTGGAGAACAGAAGAAAGAAAAGTAAGGGAGTACCTGGTGCAAGCACTGATGGATTGGCTAATGGCAGGCAGGAGAATGTAAGAACAAGGGCTGGAAGGAGAGGAATTAGGGAATAttaagcctccttgaaaaaagtgTATCATCACCACCAACTTCATGGAATCCCCAGCCCATGATTATTCAAAATAAGACTGAGAACCTGGACTTTCTCTCATGCAGAAGCCCTGTGCAAACAGCAGAAGCAACACATCACCTCCCTATCCTACCCACCCAGCCCACCAAACACTTCCTTCCCTACCTTCCACATTGGCCCAATCAGCCAGTTcacaactggagtggaagcaagtcatccacgATCTGGAGAAACTCCCTAGAATTCAAATTTTACAGACATTTTACCCCTCCGAATGAAAAATCGTGGACTACATCTGAAATATGgcctatagaagacagaaaaCAAAACCCCTGTGGGCCACAGACGATGAAGCAGAGGGCGCCCACCACACACAGACTGAATAAACCTATTTAGACGACTCCGTTATTTGCTTTACTCTCTGCAAGAAAACATAAGCAGTACAATTACCTGTGACAATGATCTGTTTCGTCGCACAGATAATATTACAAGATTAAAACCTATTTTGTTTGCTAATGCAATCCGAGCCCACCCACTGCAGAGAGACGCTCCGAGCTGGGGGAGCGCAGCACATGCAAGAACCAGCGGCTTCCGGGAACTGCTTGCAAAGGATACTGGGAGCACCTGCGGTCGTCACAGAATACAAGCCTGGAGCAAAACTCCATTGAGTCTGTCCATCCGCTTAAAGCAGACCCAGCCAATACCTGCAAATGTGTTTTGTGCACCTGTAACTTCATgtaaatgtagatgctggaacgtTTAACAGAGgggttaattatttttttcctggTCAAATATGAAATGGCAAGAAAATGCTGCAGGTCTATTGCACAGGCTGCTCAGCAATTAtaggcagaaataaaaataacactTAAAATTGAGACCAactcttctcaagagcaattaaagaTTGGCAAATAAATGTCAGCCACCTCCTTTTATAAAAAGAATTGAAACATCACATATTAACTGCATTGCTCTTCATTTGCCATTGGGTTGCACTTTCAGTTATTCTGCTAAAGCCCTGCAGAATATCACATTTCACATACCATAAGAATAGAAACAATATTATATAAGTAATTTCCATGGAACCATACTGCTCAGAAGAATGTAACTAGATTTATTCTTATAGCCATGCTGAGTCTCTTGGCACTCATAGTCACTTGTTGCTAAAGTCAGAATTAACAGATTCCCCAGAACTAAAGCCAAGGCATAAtattaaaatatgcatttttaagatttaaattttgttctaatgttttaattgtttcttttaaattggaTTTCAGTTGTAAAAATTACATTAGTTGCTTTATcatttgaacataagaaatagaagcaggagtagagcCTTTGAGCCTGCCAtatatcaagatcatggctgatctcccaaCTCAATGCCCATTttctgcactattcccatattccttgattcctatAAATATtaagaaatctatccatctcttttGTTTAATAAACCTAACAACTAAGCCTTCATAGCACTCTGGGCTAGAGTATTCCAAAGTTTTCCCAACTTCTGCATAAAGAGTTTCTCTTCATCATATCCTAAACTGTCTACCCCTTATCTTGAcattgtgacccctgattctggacTCATCAGActggggaaatatcctccctacaTGCAGTCTGTCAAGCACTGTTagaattctgttagttttaatgAGATCTTCCCTCATTATTCTAtatctagagaatacaggcccagtCTCCCTAAACTCTTCTCATTCAGCAAATCCGCCATTCTTGGAATCTGTGCGGTGAAgattcactgcactccttctatatcaaatacctccttccttagataaagagaccaaaactgtattctaggtacagtctcaccaaggccctagaCAGTTGCAGTGGCATCTTTACTCatgaactcaaatcctcttatGATAaatgctaacataccatttgtcttcttaattgctTATTGCAGCTGCATGTTGATTTTCAGTGACATGAGTACAAGTACAcataggtccctctgaacatcaaaacTACCCAGTTGCTTACTACTGTAAAAAATCTGTAtctcctttgtacatcaatgtggATGACCTTACATATTTTCAcataatattccatctgccatgcctttgcccactcactcagatTATCCATATCACTCCTGAAGCCTCATTACATCCTTTATGAAAACTGAATGTCTGATTTAACATTTATGTGCATAAGCAGCAGCTTTGGCTTAAAGATTC
This genomic interval from Pristis pectinata isolate sPriPec2 chromosome 5, sPriPec2.1.pri, whole genome shotgun sequence contains the following:
- the LOC127570632 gene encoding transcription termination factor 1, mitochondrial; translation: MASRVTTQVMHMYPGGRLFSFLPNFFPAALLKINYLRFSTSSHECSTEIIQKPENGVLINNLTVMGVDIKMARRRQPGVLRKLITHEKCVAEFLRSKGANNKTIASIISRYPRAITRSYSHLEERWQLWQSIFKTDSEIINIIQRSPESYFRSSDNENLGKNISFLCSLGLTADDLHRMLTTAPRTFSNSLELNKQMVTFLQDLAVSLGVENPYEFVKRIITKNAYVLIRSTKRIKTNVEFFTEALKLSNSELIKLLQGHGGEVLDLSSDYMKRNFINMSEQLRSLGCTPEEVKKFFIDYPPAFYASSEKVSNKIDCLLEKEINIKQLLKKPRVLEFSAENLKNRIKELERVGYDFRKHGITILDSSRRRFEAKLKKLNGDG